A single region of the Duganella sp. BuS-21 genome encodes:
- a CDS encoding PhnD/SsuA/transferrin family substrate-binding protein, with translation MNWTVSLPMYNVSPRLQREYERMLACVLADAGVRDEVQLLSEPELPAVWRRADLLLSQTCGYPYVNALRGLVTLLATPCFDFPGCEGSDYSSVIVTRALDGVASLAEARGLTAAANDLHSNSGMNALRHAVAPLAREGRFFGKVKWTGSHAASVRAVREGEADIAAIDCVTFGYLQQEWPERVEGISILQYSASAPGLPLVTARGVPEEVQACLRQALLEPGPQLRAHMRALRIKAFQHREDADYRRIERLEADAVRTGYPALA, from the coding sequence ATGAACTGGACTGTCTCCCTGCCGATGTATAACGTTTCGCCGCGCCTGCAGCGGGAGTACGAACGCATGCTGGCCTGCGTGCTGGCCGATGCCGGCGTGCGTGACGAGGTTCAATTGCTGTCCGAGCCGGAGCTGCCGGCCGTGTGGCGCCGCGCAGACCTGTTACTGTCGCAGACCTGCGGCTATCCTTACGTGAACGCACTGCGTGGTTTGGTGACGCTGCTGGCAACGCCGTGTTTCGACTTTCCCGGCTGCGAGGGTAGCGACTATTCCAGTGTGATTGTCACCCGCGCGCTTGACGGCGTCGCGTCGCTGGCCGAGGCGCGCGGACTCACCGCCGCTGCCAACGACCTGCATTCCAACAGCGGCATGAACGCGCTGCGCCACGCCGTCGCTCCGCTGGCGCGCGAGGGCCGCTTTTTCGGCAAGGTGAAATGGACCGGTAGTCATGCGGCCAGCGTGCGCGCGGTGCGAGAGGGCGAGGCGGACATCGCCGCCATCGACTGCGTCACCTTCGGCTATCTGCAGCAAGAATGGCCTGAGCGGGTGGAGGGTATCAGCATATTGCAGTATTCGGCATCCGCGCCTGGCCTGCCGTTGGTGACTGCGCGCGGCGTGCCGGAAGAGGTGCAGGCGTGCCTGCGTCAAGCGCTGCTGGAGCCAGGCCCGCAACTGCGTGCCCACATGCGCGCGCTGCGCATCAAGGCCTTCCAGCACCGCGAGGATGCAGACTACCGGCGCATCGAACGCCTGGAAGCCGACGCTGTGCGCACCGGCTATCCCGCGTTGGCCTAA
- a CDS encoding MFS transporter, translating to MNHTTATCAGNPAARTRTRFTMLALLAVGTLINYMDRTVLGIAAPLMTQDLQINAAVMGLVFSAFSWTYALAQIPGGVFLDRFGSKLTYFLALTFWSIFTGLQGAAVGLKSLLLVRFGLGITEAPCFPVNSRVVATWFPQHERARATGIYTVGEYLGLACFAPSLFWVMHHFGWRSLFFVVGAVGVVFALVWWRVYREPKDSTTVNQAELDYIAAGGGLEAPKTEKTKFAWSDVTRLLRVRQIWGASLGQFAGNTTLVFFLTWFPTYLATERQMGWLKVGFFSVLPFLAAAVGVMFGGWVSDWLLKRTGSANVARKLPIICGLVGAASIIGANYVDSDAAVIAILSFAFFGQGMVGLGWTLISDVAPKHLMGLTGGIFNTCSNLAGIVTPLVIGFIISATGSFFYALVYVCAAAVAGLLAYVFVVGDVKRVQLKED from the coding sequence ATGAATCACACCACGGCGACCTGCGCGGGCAATCCCGCCGCCCGCACCCGCACCCGCTTCACCATGCTCGCCCTGCTGGCCGTGGGCACCCTGATCAACTACATGGACCGCACGGTGCTCGGCATCGCCGCGCCGCTGATGACGCAGGACCTGCAGATCAACGCCGCCGTGATGGGATTGGTGTTCTCGGCCTTTTCGTGGACCTACGCGCTGGCGCAGATACCGGGCGGCGTTTTCCTCGACCGCTTCGGCAGCAAGCTGACCTACTTCCTGGCGCTGACCTTCTGGTCCATCTTCACCGGCCTGCAGGGCGCGGCGGTGGGCTTGAAGTCGCTGCTGCTGGTGCGCTTCGGGCTGGGCATCACCGAAGCGCCCTGCTTCCCGGTCAACAGCCGCGTAGTGGCGACCTGGTTCCCGCAGCACGAACGGGCGCGCGCCACCGGCATCTATACGGTCGGCGAGTATCTGGGCCTGGCCTGCTTCGCCCCCAGCCTGTTCTGGGTGATGCACCATTTCGGTTGGCGTTCGCTGTTCTTCGTGGTCGGCGCGGTGGGCGTGGTGTTCGCGCTGGTGTGGTGGCGCGTGTACCGCGAGCCGAAGGACTCGACCACCGTCAACCAGGCCGAACTCGATTACATCGCCGCCGGCGGCGGGTTGGAAGCGCCCAAGACCGAGAAGACCAAGTTCGCCTGGAGCGACGTCACCAGGCTGCTGCGGGTGCGCCAGATCTGGGGCGCCAGCCTTGGGCAATTCGCCGGCAACACCACGCTGGTGTTCTTCCTGACCTGGTTCCCGACCTACCTCGCCACCGAGCGGCAAATGGGCTGGCTCAAGGTCGGCTTCTTCTCGGTGCTGCCGTTCCTGGCGGCGGCGGTGGGCGTGATGTTCGGCGGCTGGGTGTCGGACTGGCTGCTCAAGCGCACCGGCTCGGCCAACGTCGCGCGCAAGCTGCCGATCATCTGCGGCCTGGTGGGCGCGGCCAGCATCATCGGCGCCAACTACGTCGACAGCGACGCCGCCGTGATCGCGATCCTGTCGTTCGCCTTCTTCGGCCAGGGCATGGTGGGCCTGGGCTGGACCTTGATCTCGGACGTCGCGCCCAAGCATTTGATGGGGCTCACCGGCGGCATCTTCAACACCTGCTCCAACCTGGCGGGCATCGTCACGCCGCTGGTGATCGGCTTCATCATCAGCGCCACCGGCTCGTTCTTCTATGCGCTGGTGTATGTGTGCGCGGCCGCCGTGGCGGGCTTGCTGGCTTACGTGTTCGTGGTCGGCGATGTGAAACGCGTTCAACTCAAGGAGGATTGA
- a CDS encoding methyl-accepting chemotaxis protein — translation MTITKRLMLTLSLALLALIFVGVAGLTQLSRAQQRLDMVQSNLVPSIAGLNMAKGYLADSRLAGYRLSVFSNLADKSALDKAYNDAHAKFDEVVAQYEKNNIFDDTDRKMLEADKAAMAAYRQALVPFIAGAHAGDMDAVRATLQAGTPLATSAAGVKKAFDDHIAYNNKLSEDVRAESVAAYTFAFRLLVTVIVVAVLVTGALAWQLYIIIKGSLASIRGTLEDVSQSLDLTHQIKVERMDEIGHTAVAFNKLLEQIAGVIDTVRASTNAVGAASQQIAAGTGDLSQRTSSQAAALEQTAASMEQLTSTVGQNADNARQANQLARSASEVATQGGSVVEQVVVTMGSINESSRKIVDIISVIDGIAFQTNILALNAAVEAARAGEQGRGFAVVATEVRNLAQRSAAAAKEIKALIDDSVEKVGSGTKLVEQAGSTMHEVVSSIKQVTDIVGEISAATQEQNDGIAQVHRAVTEMDQTTQQNSALVEQTAAAAATLRDQADKLEQVVSAFKINASQAAYTPPAPRRATVTALPKAARPAATKPAAKPAPQKLKAASSSSSSKGEWEEF, via the coding sequence ATGACCATTACCAAGCGACTGATGTTGACCTTGTCGTTGGCGCTGCTGGCGCTGATTTTTGTCGGCGTCGCCGGCCTGACCCAGTTGTCGCGCGCCCAGCAGCGACTGGATATGGTGCAGAGCAACCTGGTTCCCAGCATCGCCGGATTGAACATGGCCAAGGGCTATCTGGCCGACAGCCGCCTGGCCGGTTATCGCCTGTCGGTGTTCTCCAACCTGGCCGACAAGAGCGCGCTGGATAAAGCCTACAACGACGCTCACGCCAAGTTCGACGAAGTGGTGGCGCAGTACGAGAAAAATAACATCTTCGACGACACCGACCGCAAGATGCTGGAAGCCGACAAGGCGGCGATGGCGGCGTACCGCCAGGCGCTGGTGCCCTTCATCGCCGGCGCGCATGCCGGCGACATGGATGCGGTGCGCGCCACGCTGCAAGCGGGCACGCCGCTCGCCACCTCGGCCGCCGGCGTGAAGAAAGCCTTTGACGACCACATCGCCTACAACAACAAGCTCAGTGAAGACGTGCGCGCCGAAAGCGTGGCCGCCTACACCTTCGCCTTCCGCCTGCTGGTGACGGTGATCGTGGTGGCGGTGCTGGTGACCGGCGCGCTGGCCTGGCAGCTGTACATCATCATCAAGGGCAGCCTGGCGTCGATTCGCGGCACGCTGGAAGATGTGAGCCAGTCGCTGGACCTGACGCACCAGATCAAGGTCGAACGCATGGACGAAATCGGCCACACGGCCGTGGCCTTCAACAAGCTGCTGGAGCAGATCGCCGGCGTGATCGACACCGTGCGCGCCTCGACCAACGCGGTGGGCGCGGCTTCGCAGCAGATCGCGGCGGGCACCGGCGACCTGTCGCAGCGCACCTCGTCGCAGGCGGCGGCGCTGGAGCAGACCGCAGCCAGCATGGAGCAGCTGACGTCCACCGTCGGCCAGAATGCCGACAACGCGCGCCAGGCCAACCAGCTGGCGCGGTCGGCGTCGGAAGTGGCGACGCAGGGCGGCTCGGTAGTGGAGCAGGTGGTGGTCACCATGGGCTCGATCAATGAATCGTCGCGCAAGATCGTGGACATCATTTCGGTCATCGACGGCATCGCGTTCCAGACCAACATCCTGGCGCTGAATGCGGCGGTGGAAGCGGCGCGCGCGGGTGAGCAGGGCCGTGGCTTCGCCGTCGTGGCGACCGAAGTGCGCAACCTGGCGCAGCGCTCGGCCGCCGCCGCCAAGGAAATCAAGGCGCTGATCGATGACTCGGTGGAGAAGGTCGGTTCGGGCACCAAGCTGGTGGAGCAGGCTGGTTCGACCATGCACGAAGTGGTCTCCAGCATCAAGCAGGTGACCGACATCGTCGGCGAGATCAGCGCGGCGACGCAGGAACAGAACGACGGCATCGCGCAGGTGCACCGCGCGGTGACGGAGATGGACCAGACCACGCAGCAGAATTCCGCACTGGTGGAGCAGACCGCAGCGGCGGCAGCCACGCTGCGCGATCAGGCGGACAAGCTGGAGCAGGTAGTCAGCGCGTTCAAGATCAACGCCTCGCAAGCGGCCTACACGCCGCCGGCACCGCGTCGCGCCACGGTGACCGCGCTGCCGAAGGCCGCGCGTCCGGCGGCGACCAAGCCAGCCGCCAAACCGGCACCGCAAAAACTGAAAGCTGCATCCTCGTCGTCGTCTTCCAAGGGCGAATGGGAAGAGTTCTAA
- a CDS encoding alpha/beta hydrolase-fold protein, with protein MLVLMACRAHADSKSITTCTGPADPEACLIEGDAPDRSHLPAAGAAAWVSDNRLVISWVGEADKVLVAGNIPFARPMPRVAPGLFQSIIQYQKSQQTRVQLRFSVTRDGKTDITPQATELVGPNAFAILSDGDIKEQAISFGQSLPAARVWLPPGYRAGLRYPILYLADGGWTSPGAWLTEPIRRGELPPLIVVGVDYCTEELAEQETPDCRMQNYVGAPSGPLAPEFLAHERFLLHTVIPAIEARYGAPPEQRLRAIGGASNGGVWSASMALRNPGVFGAAFVMSPGIPPAQHDEARPSARFYVSAGDLEPAFRHTARRLTEDIVAHGGSATFTAYPSGHDYCMWGRIMLDDARDWLKGPGG; from the coding sequence ATGCTAGTCCTGATGGCTTGCCGCGCCCATGCCGATTCGAAAAGCATCACGACATGCACCGGCCCGGCCGATCCCGAGGCCTGCCTGATCGAGGGTGACGCGCCCGATCGCTCGCACCTGCCCGCAGCGGGGGCGGCGGCATGGGTGAGCGACAACAGGCTGGTGATTTCGTGGGTGGGCGAGGCGGACAAGGTACTGGTGGCCGGGAATATCCCGTTCGCGCGGCCGATGCCGCGCGTGGCCCCGGGCCTGTTCCAGTCCATCATCCAGTACCAAAAATCCCAGCAAACGCGCGTGCAACTGCGGTTTTCCGTAACGCGCGACGGCAAAACGGACATCACCCCGCAAGCGACCGAGTTGGTTGGCCCGAACGCGTTTGCGATCCTGAGCGACGGCGACATCAAGGAGCAGGCCATCAGCTTCGGCCAGTCGCTGCCGGCGGCCAGGGTATGGCTGCCGCCCGGCTATCGCGCCGGCCTGCGCTATCCTATCCTCTACCTTGCCGATGGCGGCTGGACCAGCCCCGGTGCATGGCTGACGGAGCCGATCCGCCGTGGCGAACTGCCGCCGTTGATCGTGGTCGGCGTGGACTACTGCACCGAGGAGCTGGCGGAACAGGAGACGCCGGATTGCCGCATGCAGAACTATGTCGGCGCACCGAGCGGTCCGCTGGCGCCCGAATTCTTAGCGCACGAACGCTTCCTGCTGCATACCGTGATACCGGCGATCGAGGCCAGGTACGGCGCGCCACCCGAACAGCGCCTGCGCGCGATCGGCGGCGCCTCAAACGGCGGCGTGTGGTCGGCGTCGATGGCCCTGCGCAATCCCGGCGTGTTTGGCGCGGCCTTTGTCATGTCGCCCGGCATACCGCCGGCGCAACATGATGAAGCACGGCCATCGGCACGCTTTTACGTATCGGCCGGCGACCTCGAACCGGCGTTCCGCCACACCGCGCGACGGCTGACGGAAGATATCGTCGCGCACGGCGGCAGCGCCACCTTCACCGCCTATCCCTCCGGCCACGATTACTGCATGTGGGGACGCATCATGCTCGACGACGCGCGCGACTGGCTGAAAGGACCCGGCGGTTAA
- the aroQ gene encoding type II 3-dehydroquinate dehydratase, protein MKILLLNGINLNMFGKRDPAQYGTVTLAEIEARVQALGRELGAEVSCYQTNFEGEMCERIHRAHEEAFDAVLINAGAWTHYSYGIRDALAILKAPIVELHMSNVHAREPFRHVSVFADIVKGQICGFGAESYLLALRAAVAGYMLQLTDRQKNSS, encoded by the coding sequence ATGAAGATCTTGCTGCTCAACGGGATCAACCTGAATATGTTCGGCAAGCGCGATCCGGCGCAGTACGGCACCGTGACCTTGGCCGAAATCGAGGCGCGCGTGCAGGCGCTGGGCCGCGAGCTTGGCGCGGAGGTGAGCTGCTACCAGACCAACTTCGAGGGCGAGATGTGCGAGCGCATCCACCGCGCGCATGAGGAGGCGTTCGACGCGGTGCTGATCAACGCCGGCGCGTGGACGCACTACAGCTACGGCATCCGCGACGCGCTGGCGATTTTGAAGGCGCCCATCGTGGAGCTGCACATGTCCAACGTCCATGCGCGCGAGCCGTTCCGCCATGTGTCGGTGTTTGCCGATATCGTCAAGGGCCAGATTTGCGGCTTCGGCGCGGAGAGCTACCTGCTGGCGCTGCGGGCGGCGGTGGCGGGCTATATGCTCCAACTAACAGACAGGCAGAAAAATAGTTCTTAA
- a CDS encoding fatty acid desaturase produces the protein MHTWLDIAQKTEVSTERSRPLWRAEWPTWLLIVGIHGGWLATLAVWPLLGAMPATLLMVWWCAWYMSLQHELIHGHPTRWPWLNRLFGYAPLAVWYPYQIYRASHLRHHNDFDLTLPELDAESTYVSPAEWAVMSRPLRALRWLNKTFWGRLAIGPALAIASTWGAAARQLARGDLRDVGVWLRHLAMLAALLWWIESSFGVSALWYVLAISYPAQSLAMIRSYYEHRPAEDHKQRIVLNNAGLVFRILFLNNNLHLVHHDLPSLPWYLLPRVYGARRDAYNARSGGFQIDGYGELMRRYGFRPIDAPVHPRMP, from the coding sequence ATGCACACCTGGTTAGATATCGCGCAGAAAACCGAAGTAAGCACCGAGCGTTCGCGCCCGCTATGGCGCGCCGAGTGGCCGACCTGGCTGCTGATCGTGGGGATCCACGGCGGCTGGCTCGCCACCCTGGCCGTCTGGCCGCTGCTGGGCGCCATGCCGGCCACGCTGCTGATGGTGTGGTGGTGCGCCTGGTACATGTCGCTCCAGCATGAGCTGATCCACGGCCATCCGACGCGCTGGCCGTGGCTGAACCGCCTGTTCGGCTACGCACCGCTGGCCGTCTGGTATCCGTACCAGATCTACCGCGCAAGCCACCTGCGCCACCACAACGACTTCGACCTGACCCTGCCCGAGCTGGACGCCGAAAGCACCTATGTCTCGCCGGCCGAATGGGCCGTCATGAGCCGTCCGCTGCGCGCCCTGCGCTGGCTGAACAAAACTTTCTGGGGACGGCTGGCGATCGGCCCGGCGCTGGCCATCGCATCGACCTGGGGCGCCGCCGCGCGCCAGCTGGCCCGGGGCGACCTGCGCGACGTCGGCGTCTGGCTGCGTCACCTCGCCATGCTGGCAGCGCTGCTGTGGTGGATCGAGTCCAGCTTCGGGGTCTCGGCGCTGTGGTACGTGCTGGCGATTTCCTATCCGGCGCAATCGCTGGCGATGATCCGCTCCTACTATGAACACCGCCCGGCCGAGGACCACAAGCAGCGCATCGTGCTGAATAACGCCGGCCTGGTGTTCCGCATCCTGTTCCTGAACAACAACCTGCACCTGGTGCACCACGACCTGCCGTCGCTGCCGTGGTACCTGCTGCCGCGCGTGTACGGCGCCCGGCGCGACGCTTATAATGCCCGCAGCGGCGGCTTCCAGATCGACGGCTACGGAGAACTGATGCGCCGCTACGGCTTCCGCCCCATCGACGCACCTGTACACCCGCGCATGCCATGA
- a CDS encoding aliphatic sulfonate ABC transporter substrate-binding protein, translated as MQRRTLLSLLSLLPLASWAQKPSSTLRIGYQKSSTLLTILKVRGQLEQDLAPLGVKVTWHEFSSGLPLLEALNVGGVDLSADVADTVPVFAQAAGAQLTYFAQEAPSPTAQAIVVRSDSPITSVADLKGKKVAVTKAAGSHYLLISALDKAGLRFKDIEPAYLTPADGRAAFERGSVAAWVTWDPYLAGVQNQSQVRILADGRNVADYQRYYLASTAYAEARPDVLAVVFESLRKTGKWVKQSPREAAELLAPAWGLDAKTVELANSRRSYDVRLVVKEALGEQQRIADAFYGEGLLPRKLDATAVPLWRVR; from the coding sequence ATGCAACGTCGTACCTTGTTGTCCTTGTTATCCCTGCTGCCACTGGCTTCCTGGGCACAGAAACCCTCTTCCACGCTGCGCATCGGCTATCAGAAGTCGTCCACGCTGCTGACGATTTTGAAGGTGCGCGGGCAGCTGGAGCAGGACCTGGCGCCGCTGGGCGTCAAGGTCACGTGGCATGAGTTTTCCAGCGGCCTGCCGCTGCTGGAGGCGCTCAACGTCGGCGGTGTGGATTTGAGCGCGGACGTGGCCGATACGGTGCCGGTGTTTGCGCAGGCGGCCGGCGCGCAGCTGACCTACTTCGCGCAGGAGGCGCCTTCGCCGACGGCGCAGGCCATCGTGGTGCGCAGCGATTCGCCGATCACCAGCGTGGCGGATTTGAAGGGCAAGAAGGTGGCGGTGACCAAGGCGGCCGGCAGCCATTACCTGCTGATCTCCGCGCTGGACAAGGCGGGACTGCGCTTCAAGGACATCGAGCCTGCTTATCTGACGCCGGCCGATGGTCGCGCGGCGTTCGAGCGCGGTAGCGTGGCGGCGTGGGTGACCTGGGATCCCTACTTGGCGGGCGTGCAGAATCAGTCGCAGGTGCGCATCCTGGCCGATGGCCGCAATGTCGCGGACTATCAGCGCTACTACCTGGCTTCAACCGCATATGCGGAGGCGCGGCCGGATGTGCTGGCGGTGGTGTTCGAATCGCTGCGCAAGACCGGCAAATGGGTGAAGCAGTCGCCACGCGAAGCGGCCGAGTTGCTGGCGCCGGCCTGGGGACTGGATGCGAAGACGGTGGAGCTGGCGAACAGCCGCCGCAGCTACGACGTGCGCCTGGTGGTGAAAGAGGCGCTGGGCGAGCAGCAACGCATTGCCGATGCCTTCTATGGCGAAGGCCTGTTGCCGCGCAAACTGGACGCCACCGCCGTGCCGCTCTGGCGCGTGCGCTAA
- a CDS encoding carboxylesterase family protein, with protein sequence MKYLAIAGMAVMGTVVGMAAGGATAQTMIAVDGGKIEGTTLPSGVRAWLGVPFAAPPVRELRWRAPQPVAPWRGVFHADRKGPECIQLLRRKDINHYFGEEATSEDCLYLNVWAPAKDKAPASASASASAANKLPVIVFIHGGGFTVGSSGMALYGGENVAARGDAIFVNMNYRLGILGYMAHPELTAESPHRASGNYGFLDQIAALQWIQKNIARFGGDPARVTISGQSAGAASVGTLLASPLAKGLFQRAVLMSGAGVSNQAPSLAESEKTGLEVQKAVGAASLDEMRQLPADRVFAVQRDFQFGESGSVTVKPNIDGYVLPDTIPNLYAAGKQNDVPVMAGFTADDISFSPLRAVATLEQFRATAAHMYGDRVQQFFDLYPAATDTEAVRMGRLYSRQAMIEKGTRALALAHTQAQQAGGKAPFYMFMFARVQPFNPAVRLKDNPQGAYHTSDVPYWFQTQDALNMFRPTRNWQPYDRALSRRMMDSLLAFARSGDPATPATPWPRWRADSAQYLEFGDSVTVQSEDAAQMDFQNQPVNIAPGGSPLPRMTRD encoded by the coding sequence ATGAAATATCTGGCAATCGCCGGCATGGCGGTGATGGGCACGGTGGTAGGCATGGCGGCGGGCGGCGCAACGGCGCAAACCATGATCGCGGTGGATGGCGGCAAGATCGAGGGCACGACCCTGCCCTCCGGCGTGCGCGCCTGGCTGGGCGTGCCCTTTGCCGCGCCGCCGGTGCGCGAGCTGCGCTGGCGCGCGCCGCAGCCGGTGGCGCCGTGGCGCGGCGTGTTCCATGCCGACCGCAAGGGGCCGGAATGCATCCAGCTGCTGCGCCGCAAGGATATCAATCACTACTTCGGTGAGGAAGCCACCAGCGAGGATTGCCTGTATCTCAACGTGTGGGCGCCGGCCAAGGACAAGGCGCCGGCATCGGCATCGGCGTCGGCGTCGGCGGCAAACAAGCTGCCGGTGATCGTGTTCATCCACGGCGGCGGCTTCACGGTCGGCTCCAGCGGCATGGCGCTGTACGGCGGCGAGAACGTGGCCGCGCGCGGCGACGCCATCTTCGTTAACATGAACTACCGGCTCGGCATCCTGGGCTATATGGCGCACCCGGAGCTGACGGCCGAATCGCCGCATCGCGCGTCGGGCAACTACGGCTTCCTCGACCAGATCGCGGCGCTGCAATGGATACAGAAGAATATCGCGCGCTTCGGCGGTGATCCGGCGCGCGTGACCATCTCCGGCCAGTCCGCCGGCGCGGCCTCGGTCGGCACCCTGCTGGCCAGCCCGCTGGCCAAGGGCCTGTTCCAGCGCGCGGTGCTGATGAGCGGCGCGGGCGTCAGCAACCAGGCGCCGTCGCTGGCGGAGTCGGAGAAGACCGGGCTGGAAGTGCAGAAGGCGGTCGGTGCGGCCTCGCTCGACGAGATGCGCCAGCTGCCGGCCGACCGGGTGTTCGCCGTGCAGCGCGACTTCCAGTTCGGCGAATCCGGCTCGGTGACGGTCAAGCCGAATATCGACGGCTACGTCCTGCCGGACACCATCCCCAACCTCTACGCCGCCGGCAAGCAGAACGACGTGCCGGTGATGGCCGGCTTCACCGCCGACGATATCAGTTTCAGCCCGCTGCGCGCGGTGGCGACGCTGGAGCAGTTCCGCGCCACGGCGGCCCATATGTACGGCGACCGCGTGCAGCAGTTCTTCGACCTGTATCCGGCCGCCACCGATACCGAGGCAGTGCGCATGGGCCGCCTGTACAGCCGCCAGGCCATGATCGAGAAAGGCACGCGGGCGCTGGCCCTGGCGCACACCCAGGCGCAGCAGGCCGGCGGCAAAGCGCCGTTCTACATGTTCATGTTCGCGCGCGTGCAGCCGTTCAATCCGGCCGTGCGGCTGAAGGACAATCCGCAGGGCGCCTACCATACGTCCGACGTGCCCTACTGGTTCCAGACCCAGGACGCGCTCAATATGTTCCGCCCCACGCGCAACTGGCAGCCCTACGACCGCGCGCTGTCGCGGCGCATGATGGACAGCCTGCTGGCCTTTGCCCGCAGCGGCGATCCGGCGACGCCGGCCACGCCGTGGCCACGGTGGCGCGCCGACAGTGCACAATACCTGGAATTCGGCGACAGCGTGACCGTGCAATCAGAAGATGCGGCACAGATGGATTTCCAGAACCAGCCCGTCAACATCGCGCCGGGCGGTTCGCCGCTGCCGCGCATGACGCGCGACTGA
- a CDS encoding rhodanese-like domain-containing protein gives MDGQVQPFRSGYAPQFPHRSYQQVRAELLAGREIALLDVREEDPHAQAHPLFAANFPYGRIELDAYAKLPRRDVPIVVLDDGEGLALPSALRLHQMGYTEVSLLEGGVSGWREAGGELFRDVNVPSKSFGELVEHERHTPSLSAPEVQALIDNGDNIVILDARRYDEYQTMSIPGSINVPGAELALRARELAPDPSTRIIVNCAGRTRSIIGTQSLINAGVPNPAAALRNGTIGWTLARQQLEHGQSRSYPPASEANRHAAARDARELADRAGVARVERAQLKGLHADRTRSYYFFDVRSPGEYADGRLPHFRSAPGGQLVQETEQFAPVRGARLVLADSDGVRANLTAHWLRQMNHDVCVVDGLRAEHFSASGAWQEELPPQPQAEEVDVETLSQWLAEADGPQRTAVLDLSSGVNYQKRHLPGAWFALRSQLAVALAQLPAGVERYALTCGSGLLARYAAADLRALTALPVLVLAGGTTAWACAGKPLESGATRLASPLIDRYRRPYEGTDNRAEAMQAYLDWEFGLVAQLARDGTHGFHVI, from the coding sequence CTGGACGGCCAGGTCCAGCCCTTCCGCTCGGGCTACGCGCCGCAGTTCCCGCACCGCAGCTACCAGCAGGTGAGGGCGGAACTGCTGGCCGGCCGCGAGATCGCGCTGCTCGACGTGCGCGAAGAAGATCCGCACGCGCAGGCGCACCCGCTGTTCGCCGCCAACTTCCCCTACGGCCGCATCGAGCTTGACGCCTACGCCAAACTGCCGCGCCGCGACGTGCCCATCGTGGTGCTGGACGACGGCGAAGGCCTGGCGCTGCCGTCGGCGCTGCGCCTGCACCAAATGGGCTATACCGAAGTATCGCTGCTGGAAGGCGGGGTGTCCGGCTGGCGCGAGGCCGGCGGTGAACTGTTCCGCGATGTGAATGTGCCCAGCAAATCCTTCGGCGAACTGGTGGAGCACGAGCGCCACACGCCGTCGCTGTCGGCGCCGGAGGTGCAGGCGCTGATCGACAACGGCGACAACATCGTCATCCTCGACGCGCGCCGCTACGACGAATACCAGACCATGAGCATCCCCGGCAGCATCAACGTGCCGGGCGCGGAGCTGGCCTTGCGCGCGCGCGAGCTGGCGCCCGATCCGTCCACCCGCATCATTGTCAACTGCGCCGGACGCACGCGCAGCATCATCGGCACGCAATCGCTGATCAACGCCGGCGTGCCGAATCCCGCGGCCGCGCTGCGCAACGGCACCATCGGCTGGACGCTGGCGCGGCAGCAGCTCGAACACGGCCAGTCGCGCAGCTATCCGCCGGCGTCGGAAGCCAACCGCCATGCAGCGGCGCGCGACGCCCGCGAGCTGGCCGACCGCGCCGGTGTGGCCCGCGTCGAGCGTGCGCAGTTAAAGGGCCTGCACGCCGACCGCACGCGCAGCTATTACTTCTTCGACGTCCGCAGCCCCGGCGAGTATGCCGACGGCAGGCTGCCGCACTTCCGCTCCGCACCCGGCGGGCAGCTGGTGCAGGAAACCGAGCAGTTCGCGCCGGTGCGCGGCGCGCGCCTCGTGCTGGCCGACAGCGACGGCGTGCGCGCCAACCTCACGGCGCACTGGCTGCGGCAGATGAACCACGACGTCTGCGTGGTGGACGGTTTGCGCGCGGAACACTTCAGCGCCTCCGGCGCGTGGCAGGAAGAACTGCCGCCGCAGCCGCAGGCTGAGGAGGTGGACGTGGAGACGCTGTCGCAATGGCTGGCAGAAGCCGACGGGCCGCAGCGCACGGCGGTGCTGGACCTGTCCTCCGGCGTCAATTATCAGAAGCGGCATCTACCCGGCGCCTGGTTTGCGCTGCGCTCGCAACTGGCGGTCGCGCTGGCGCAACTGCCGGCTGGCGTGGAACGCTATGCGCTCACCTGCGGCAGCGGCCTATTGGCGCGCTACGCGGCGGCCGACCTGCGCGCGCTGACCGCGTTGCCGGTGCTGGTGCTGGCCGGCGGCACCACGGCGTGGGCGTGCGCCGGCAAGCCGCTGGAGTCGGGCGCCACGCGTCTGGCCTCGCCGCTGATCGACCGTTACCGCCGTCCCTACGAGGGCACCGACAACCGCGCGGAGGCCATGCAAGCCTATCTGGATTGGGAATTCGGCCTGGTGGCGCAGCTGGCGCGCGACGGCACGCACGGCTTCCATGTGATCTGA